One genomic region from Betaproteobacteria bacterium encodes:
- a CDS encoding TPM domain-containing protein, with protein MTFLVRGAAAAALLFVCLFALAEDRPIPALTGRVVDETNTLTAEQKRALETKLQEFEQRKGSQIAVMIIGTTFPEPIESYSIRVADAWKIGRKGVDDGILVVVAKSDRVMRLEVGYGLEGAIPDAMARRLIDEVFIPGFREGNFYEGLSAGVDRMIKVIDGEPLPEVSHSNAGRGDPRSIESYFVLFIVATLAFGGLLRRLLGRLPAGLVVGAGIGFLAWLLVAPLLVALLVGAVAFVVTLFGGAMPGRLGGGGFGGGGFGGGGFGGGGGFSGGGGGFGGGGASGRW; from the coding sequence ATGACCTTCCTCGTGCGTGGAGCTGCGGCCGCGGCGCTGCTGTTCGTCTGTCTGTTCGCCCTGGCCGAAGACAGGCCGATCCCTGCGTTGACCGGCCGCGTGGTGGATGAAACTAACACCCTGACCGCCGAGCAGAAGCGCGCGCTTGAAACAAAATTGCAGGAGTTCGAGCAGCGCAAAGGCAGCCAGATCGCCGTGATGATCATCGGCACGACGTTTCCCGAGCCGATCGAGTCCTACAGCATCCGCGTCGCCGACGCCTGGAAGATCGGCCGCAAAGGCGTGGACGACGGCATCCTCGTCGTCGTGGCGAAATCGGATCGCGTCATGCGCCTCGAAGTCGGCTACGGGCTGGAGGGCGCCATTCCCGACGCTATGGCCAGGCGCCTGATCGATGAAGTTTTCATTCCTGGTTTCCGCGAGGGTAATTTCTACGAAGGGCTGAGCGCGGGCGTCGACCGCATGATCAAGGTCATCGACGGTGAACCATTGCCCGAGGTCAGCCACTCGAACGCCGGCCGCGGCGATCCGCGTTCGATCGAATCTTATTTCGTGTTGTTCATCGTTGCGACACTGGCGTTCGGCGGCCTGCTGCGCAGACTGCTCGGGCGCCTTCCCGCCGGGCTGGTCGTCGGCGCCGGGATCGGATTTCTGGCGTGGCTGCTCGTCGCGCCGCTACTGGTTGCGCTGCTGGTCGGCGCGGTCGCGTTCGTGGTGACGCTATTCGGCGGTGCTATGCCGGGCAGACTGGGCGGCGGTGGATTCGGCGGCGGGGGCTTTGGTGGCGGAGGATTCGGCGGTGGTGGCGGCTTCAGTGGAGGCGGAGGAGGGTTCGGTGGCGGCGGTGCGTCGGGACGCTGGTGA
- a CDS encoding LemA family protein: protein MKRIVALWLLILAVFGLSGCGYNTLQSQDESIKAAWGEVINQYQRRADLVPNLVNTVKGFAAQEKDVLLGVTNARAKVGGIQATPELVNDAAAFSKFIAAQGEMTSALSRLLVVAENYPQLKSDANFRDLQAQLEGTENRITVARQRYIRAVQEYNVTVRSFPSNLTAMLFGHKVKPSFTVENEQAISKPPTVDFSKPAPASAQNK, encoded by the coding sequence GTTGCTGATTCTGGCCGTATTCGGTCTCAGCGGATGTGGCTACAACACGCTGCAATCCCAGGACGAAAGCATCAAGGCGGCCTGGGGGGAAGTGATCAACCAGTACCAGCGGCGCGCCGATCTGGTGCCCAATCTGGTGAACACGGTCAAGGGTTTCGCGGCGCAGGAGAAGGACGTTCTTCTGGGCGTGACCAATGCGCGTGCCAAGGTGGGTGGCATCCAGGCCACGCCGGAACTGGTGAACGACGCGGCGGCATTCTCCAAATTCATCGCCGCACAAGGCGAAATGACCTCGGCCTTGTCGCGCCTGCTGGTGGTTGCCGAAAACTATCCGCAACTGAAGTCGGACGCCAATTTCCGCGACCTGCAGGCCCAACTCGAGGGCACGGAGAACCGCATCACGGTGGCGCGCCAGCGCTACATCCGCGCGGTGCAGGAATACAACGTCACGGTGCGCTCCTTTCCGAGCAACCTGACGGCCATGCTCTTCGGCCACAAGGTGAAGCCTTCGTTCACCGTGGAAAATGAGCAGGCCATATCGAAGCCGCCCACGGTGGATTTCTCGAAACCCGCTCCCGCGTCAGCGCAGAACAAATAA